One Actinomycetota bacterium genomic region harbors:
- a CDS encoding class I SAM-dependent methyltransferase, whose amino-acid sequence MSWSADADTYQQHAAFVAELAAALVEVLDPRPGERILDLGCGDGRLSVAIAQRGAEVVAVDSSPDMVQAARTRGIEAYHVDGQQLGDTLGSFDAVFSNAALHWMPDADAVIAGVAGVLVEDGRFVAEFGGRGNVAAIRVAARAALDAQAVDRPLPAWFFPSADAYRQRLERHGFTVSRCELHPRPTFLESGIRSWLTTFLGDTFRAMDDEVAAAVLARAEALLEPVLRDEDGHWWADYVRVVVHATR is encoded by the coding sequence CTGAGCTGGAGCGCGGATGCCGACACCTACCAACAGCACGCCGCGTTCGTGGCCGAGCTGGCTGCTGCCCTCGTCGAAGTCTTGGATCCCCGCCCCGGTGAGCGCATCCTCGACCTGGGGTGTGGTGATGGGCGGTTGTCGGTCGCGATCGCCCAACGGGGAGCCGAGGTCGTGGCGGTCGACAGCTCACCGGACATGGTTCAGGCCGCGCGGACCCGTGGCATCGAGGCGTACCACGTGGACGGGCAGCAACTCGGCGACACGCTGGGGTCCTTCGATGCCGTGTTCTCCAACGCCGCGTTGCACTGGATGCCCGACGCCGACGCGGTCATCGCGGGGGTGGCCGGTGTCTTGGTGGAAGATGGCCGCTTCGTCGCCGAGTTCGGTGGCCGCGGCAACGTCGCCGCGATCCGGGTCGCGGCCCGAGCGGCACTCGACGCGCAGGCGGTGGACCGGCCGCTGCCGGCCTGGTTCTTCCCGTCAGCCGATGCCTACCGGCAGCGCCTCGAGCGCCACGGGTTCACGGTGTCGCGGTGTGAGCTTCACCCGCGCCCGACGTTTCTTGAGAGCGGCATCCGCTCATGGCTGACCACGTTCCTCGGCGACACGTTCCGTGCGATGGACGACGAGGTGGCCGCGGCGGTCCTCGCACGGGCCGAGGCGCTGCTTGAGCCAGTGCTCCGCGACGAGGACGGCCACTGGTGGGCCGATTACGTGCGGGTGGT